A window of the Linepithema humile isolate Giens D197 chromosome 4, Lhum_UNIL_v1.0, whole genome shotgun sequence genome harbors these coding sequences:
- the LOC136999531 gene encoding uncharacterized protein, translating to MEKKRDLTVRAVNIKTLGDFPPWYSECDKYLDSLREKCRKKQRTGVVNSLVAQIVRLEGVRNTLHERFVPIGAGYGGYEKKGYTWKEIETAFRNRVLTGAVVNSDFIDPREFLENIRNTVIERIKSVMAEHGNVKINAAFNGEFIAGNKTAASLEEFQERDSGWALSRILNLTINVNKLNPLRAGCHIELPRKIMLKKAVVNVKSNDNACFAWAVVAALYPAEKHPERTIEYPHYSTVLNLCGIEFPMTLPQISKFEKLNTISVNVFTTQDSKIVPLRLTSNKKEKHVNLLYVHRNNNAHFACIKNMSRLVSSQLSKRNGKKYICDR from the exons ATGGAGAAGAAGCGCGATCTTACCGTACGAGCAGTGAATATCAAAACGTTGGGAGACTTTCCCCCGTGGTACAGCGAGTGCGACAAGTACCTCGATTCTCTGAGGGAAAAATGTCGCAAAAAGCAACGAACCGGAGTAGTCAACTCTCTGGTGGCGCAAATTGTGCGTCTGGAGGGTGTGAGGAACACCCTGCATGAGCGTTTTGTGCCCATTGGTGCTGGATACGGCGGATACGAGAAGAAGGGCTACACGTGGAAGGAGATCGAGACGGCGTTTAGGAACCGTGTGCTGACGGGTGCGGTTGTCAATTCCGACTTCATCGATCCTCgtgaatttttggaaaatataagaaatacgGTTATTGAGCGGATCAAGAGCGTCATGGCGGAGCATGGGAACGTTAAAATCAATGCTGCGTTCAACGGGGAATTTATCGCGGGTAACAAGACAGCC GCATCTCTGGAGGAATTTCAGGAACGCGATAGCGGATGGGCGTTGTCACGTATCCTGAACCTAACAATCAACGTCAACAAGTTGAATCCTCTACGCGCGGGATGCCACATCGAGTTACCGcggaaaattatgttaaaaaaggCAGTGGTCAACGTGAAATCAAACGATAATGCGTGTTTCGCGTGGGCAGTGGTAGCAGCCTTGTATCCTGCGGAAAAACACCCGGAAAGAACAATCGAATATCCACATTACTCGACGGTGCTGAATCTGTGCGGTATCGAGTTTCCCATGACGCTTCcgcaaatatcaaaatttgagAAACTGAACACCATCTCCGTCAACGTCTTTACCACCCAAGATTCCAAAATCGTCCCTCTGCGTCTCACCAGCAACAAGAAGGAGAAGCACGTCAATTTGTTGTACGTGCACAGAAACAACAATGCACATTTTgcatgcataaaaaatatgtcgCGGTTGGTGAGCTCGCAATTGAGCAAGCGAAATGGcaaaaagtacatttgcgatcggtaa
- the LOC136999705 gene encoding uncharacterized protein has protein sequence MCILDISKTCLYEFHYEYMAPLYGNKCKILYTDTDSLIYFLHCEDVYHDMKRDISKFDTSDYSKDNVYGIPRANKKVPGLMKDENNGAIMTEFVGLRAKMYALRVAGQKDTKKVKGVKKNVIARTITFDDYTRCLNDEIELTRRQSCIRSKMHEVYTVSESKLALSPYDDKRHVVSGSTDTLPWGHYKIHL, from the coding sequence ATGTGTATCCTCGACATATCCAAGACCTGCTTGTACGAGTTTCACTACGAGTACATGGCGCCTCTCTATGgcaacaaatgtaaaattttgtataccgataccgacagtctgatatactttctacatTGCGAAGACGTATATCACGATATGAAACGCGATATATCCAAATTCGACACGAGCGACTACTCCAAGGACAACGTTTACGGTATACCGCGCGCCAACAAGAAAGTACCCGGTCTGATGAAAGATGAGAATAACGGCGCGATCATGACGGAATTTGTCGGACTGAGAGCGAAGATGTACGCGTTGAGAGTCGCCGGACAAAAAGATACGAAAAAGGTGAAAGgcgtaaagaaaaatgtaatcgcTAGAACGATAACGTTCGACGATTACACTCGGTGTCTCAACGACGAAATCGAGCTGACGCGGCGTCAATCGTGCATCCGCTCAAAGATGCACGAGGTGTACACCGTGTCGGAGTCGAAGCTCGCGCTCAGTCCGTACGACGATAAGCGGCACGTCGTATCTGGTTCCACCGACACTCTACCATGGGGACATTACAagatacatttgtaa